Proteins encoded together in one Schumannella luteola window:
- a CDS encoding MFS transporter — protein MTSNTPLQRANSKAIRRLLPILILLLFINYLDRVNVGFAAPTMNPDIGLTALTYGIGVAVFFIGYVLLEIPSNYVMYRVGARTWISRIAITWGLVAAAHALVTDFPTFAIARVLLGVAEAGLLPGILLYISLWFSGPQRILVLGIYYVAVPLSTAIGGPVSNWLIHHGSETFGLDGWRFMFAAEGLAATALGIVVIFLLPSRPRDARWLTDEEKQAMEGASDRASANHHGSRTFAAALRSVVTLRLAGIFLLLTFPMFAISFFLPLLTSAVDGGGEAAVNLVTFIPFTLGALASFGWSRFCQKRGLRPWHYALPAGIGGVGVLVCALGGTSFPVLLGGIIVAAVGIYAAIPVFWSFATGSLTGAAAAAGLALINTVGSLGGFIAGYFTGWLRDATGAYQVPLGVMAACLVVSAAIALVSLRRQPLTVTPDAVDARTEG, from the coding sequence ATGACGTCGAACACCCCGCTTCAGCGAGCCAACAGCAAGGCCATTCGACGGCTTCTGCCGATTCTGATTCTGCTGCTCTTCATCAACTACCTCGACCGCGTGAATGTCGGCTTCGCTGCGCCGACGATGAATCCCGACATCGGACTCACCGCGCTCACCTACGGGATCGGCGTCGCCGTGTTCTTCATCGGCTACGTGCTGCTGGAGATCCCGAGCAACTACGTCATGTACCGGGTCGGCGCCCGCACCTGGATCTCGCGCATCGCGATCACCTGGGGACTCGTCGCCGCCGCCCACGCCCTCGTGACCGACTTCCCGACCTTCGCCATCGCCCGGGTGCTGCTCGGCGTCGCTGAAGCCGGCCTGCTGCCCGGCATCCTGCTCTACATCTCGCTCTGGTTCAGCGGGCCGCAACGAATTCTCGTGCTCGGCATCTACTACGTCGCCGTCCCGCTCTCGACCGCGATCGGGGGCCCCGTCTCGAACTGGCTCATCCACCACGGAAGCGAGACCTTCGGGCTCGATGGCTGGCGGTTCATGTTCGCGGCCGAAGGGCTGGCGGCGACCGCGCTCGGCATCGTCGTGATCTTCCTGCTCCCGTCTCGACCCCGAGACGCCCGGTGGCTCACCGACGAGGAGAAGCAGGCGATGGAGGGCGCGAGCGATCGGGCGTCCGCGAATCACCATGGATCCCGCACGTTCGCAGCGGCGCTGCGCAGCGTCGTCACCCTGCGACTCGCCGGCATCTTCCTGCTGCTCACCTTCCCCATGTTCGCGATCAGCTTCTTCCTGCCGCTGCTCACCTCGGCCGTCGACGGCGGTGGCGAGGCCGCGGTGAACCTGGTCACCTTCATCCCGTTCACGCTCGGCGCGCTGGCCTCCTTCGGGTGGAGCCGCTTCTGTCAGAAGCGAGGACTGCGGCCGTGGCACTACGCCTTGCCAGCGGGAATCGGCGGCGTCGGCGTGCTCGTGTGCGCTCTGGGGGGCACGTCGTTCCCCGTGCTGCTGGGCGGCATCATCGTCGCCGCCGTCGGCATCTACGCCGCCATCCCCGTGTTCTGGAGCTTCGCCACCGGGTCACTCACCGGCGCCGCGGCGGCGGCCGGACTCGCGCTGATCAACACGGTCGGCAGCCTCGGCGGATTCATCGCCGGCTACTTCACCGGGTGGCTGCGGGACGCGACCGGCGCCTACCAGGTCCCGCTCGGCGTGATGGCCGCGTGCCTCGTCGTGAGCGCCGCCATCGCGCTGGTCTCGCTTCGTCGACAGCCGCTCACGGTGACACCGGACGCCGTCGACGCGAGGACGGAGGGATGA
- a CDS encoding M24 family metallopeptidase: MSAIQARDGAQLGPSRYADVERIRRLIAASDFDVIVSTWPENTHYLSGFYHPDMRLTWERLHIVVWPSGGDPVYVVPAARADNWNGVATDTWAPEETRPFITDIRGYRGEHEHMVEVVADVLRERGLTRARIGVEYRATPVKVTEGLRHLLPETSTGDAWPLLNAIRAVKTPAEVERLTHVNRLTALHLGDGLRSIRPGDTERQVASRITDALFRDGAAELTHSVFGGGCRAGQWHPWPSDSVLEEGMLIRSDWGVRIDGYCSDIARTAVVGRATRAQRTRFDRISAVHDVIVDSLRPGVVASELVDLARREYERLGEEFRWGIVGHGIGLVLHEEPQLTVEYDEPLVEGMTLQIELGWVDPVQGYHIEDLIHLGRDGATNLTTAPGTRTLIETGD, from the coding sequence ATGAGCGCCATCCAAGCTCGCGACGGAGCGCAGCTCGGTCCGAGCCGCTACGCCGACGTCGAACGCATCCGCCGTCTCATCGCCGCAAGCGATTTCGATGTGATCGTCTCGACGTGGCCCGAGAACACGCACTACCTCTCTGGCTTCTATCACCCCGACATGCGGCTGACGTGGGAGCGTCTGCACATCGTCGTCTGGCCATCTGGCGGCGACCCCGTCTACGTCGTTCCCGCCGCGCGCGCCGACAACTGGAACGGCGTCGCGACCGACACCTGGGCACCCGAGGAGACCCGGCCGTTCATCACCGACATCCGCGGCTACCGCGGTGAGCATGAGCACATGGTCGAGGTGGTGGCCGACGTTCTGCGCGAACGCGGCCTGACTCGGGCACGGATCGGAGTCGAATACCGCGCCACCCCCGTCAAGGTCACGGAGGGCCTGCGCCACCTGCTCCCCGAGACGAGCACCGGCGATGCGTGGCCCCTGCTCAACGCGATCCGTGCCGTGAAGACCCCGGCGGAAGTCGAGCGCCTCACGCACGTCAACCGCCTCACCGCGCTTCATCTCGGGGACGGCCTTCGCAGCATCCGCCCGGGCGACACGGAGCGCCAAGTGGCCTCGCGCATCACCGACGCGCTGTTCCGCGACGGCGCCGCTGAGCTCACCCACTCCGTCTTCGGCGGCGGGTGCCGGGCCGGACAGTGGCACCCGTGGCCGAGCGACTCCGTGCTGGAGGAGGGGATGCTGATCCGCTCCGACTGGGGGGTGCGGATCGACGGCTACTGCTCCGACATCGCACGGACTGCCGTAGTGGGGCGAGCGACCCGCGCGCAGCGCACCCGTTTCGATCGGATCTCGGCCGTGCACGACGTCATCGTCGACAGCCTGCGCCCCGGCGTCGTCGCCTCCGAGCTCGTCGACCTTGCTCGGCGCGAGTACGAGCGCCTCGGCGAGGAATTCCGCTGGGGGATCGTCGGGCACGGCATCGGCTTGGTGCTGCATGAGGAGCCGCAGCTCACGGTCGAGTACGACGAGCCGCTCGTCGAGGGGATGACGCTGCAGATCGAGCTCGGCTGGGTCGACCCCGTGCAGGGCTACCACATCGAAGACCTGATCCACCTCGGTCGCGACGGAGCGACCAACCTCACCACGGCACCGGGAACACGCACCCTGATCGAAACCGGAGACTGA